The genomic window GAGCGCTGACGGCGGCCGCCTGCGCCGGACGCACGCGGGCACGCACGCAACTTCATGGCCGGGTCGGCGGTCGAATCTGCCGACCCGGGCCGGGAGCGCCCGGGCGCCATCCGACGAACCCGCCCCGCAAGGAACCGCCATGTCCGCCGCCACCCCCACCGTCAAGGCCGTGCTCGAAGACACGCCGTATCTCGTTTCCTTCACCGACGACCTCGGCCACGCGTGGTGCGCCGACGAGCCGGCCGAACTCGGCGGCGGCAACGCCGGGCCGACGCCGGAGCGGCTGGTGCTGTCCAGCCTCGGCGCGTGCACGGCGATCACGCTGCAGATGGTCGCCGCGCGCCGGCAGCTGCCGCTGACCGGCATCGAGGTGGTGCTGCAGCTGACCCCGGGCGGCAAGCCGGAAGCGGGCAACGACATCGTGCGCCGGATCGCGCTGCACGGCGAACTGAACGAGGAGCAGCGGGCGCAGCTGCTGAAGGCGGCGAACGCCTGCCCGATGCACAAGCTGCTGACCGGCGAGATCCGCATCGATACCGCGCTGACGGGCTGACGGCGGCGACCGCCCCGCGCCTCCCGCGCGCGGGAACCCGCCGTCGATTCCGGCGTCACTCCCGATACCCCCCCACCGACGAGGCCCGCCGATGAACACCCCCGACCACAACCCCGCCCTCGACCTCGCCTTCGAACGCTACGTCGAGCTCCCCGCCGAGAAACTGTGGGCCGCGTGGACCACGCCCGAACTGCTGCTGCCGTGGTTCTGCCCGCGGCCGTGGACGACCATCGCCTGCGAGATCGACCTGCGTCCCGGCGGCATCTTCAGCACGGTGATGCGCTCGCCCGAGGGGCAGGAATTCCCGGGCATCGGCTGCTATCTCGAGCTGCTGCCGAACCGGCGGCTGGTATGGACCAACGCGCTCGGCCCGGGCTTCCGGCCGGTGCCGGCGAAGGAGGTCGAGGACTTCTTCTTTTTCACCGGCATCGTCAGCTTCACGCCGCAGGGCAGCGGCACGCGGTACGGCGCGCGCGTCGTGCACGGCACGGCGGAGGATTGCCGGAAGCACGCGGCGCTGGGCTTCGAGCAGGGCTGGGGGATCGCGCTCGACCAGCTGGTCGAGTTCATGAAGACGCGCTAGCGCGCCACGCGCCGACCGCCGGCGGCAGCCATTCCTTTTTTGCATGCATCGACCGCAAATATTTCGTTTGAGCGGCCGGCCCGCCGCGCGTTAAATCGAAGCCGCGGGCGGACACGCCGGCACCTTCATTCGCGCAGGAAACACGAGGTCGGATCATGGAAAGAGAAGAGGACAACAGCCGCGGCGGGCGCGGCGACTTCTGGCTGCTGGTGCTGGCCGGCGGCGCGATCATCGGCATGGCGATGGGCATCCGCCACGCGCAGGGCATCTTCCTGCTGCCGATCACGCTCGACCGCGACTGGTCGCGCGAGGCCTTCGGTTTCGCCATCGCCGTGCAGAACCTGGTCTGGGGCCTCGCCCAGCCGCTCACCGGGATGATCGCCGACCGCTTCGGCGCGCGCCGCGTGCTGGTCGGCGGGCTGCTGCTCTACGCCGGCGGGCTGCTGCTGATGTCGCAGGCGCAGACGCCGACGGCGTTCACGCTGACCGCCGGGCTGTGCCTCGGCGTCGCGCTGTCCGGTTCGGCCTTCGCCGTGGTCTATGGCGCGATCAGCCGGCTGGTGCCGGCGGCGCAGCGCAGCCGTGCGCTCGGCGCCACCGGCGCCATCGGCGGCCTCGGGCTGTTCTTCATGGTGCCGCTGTCGCAGGGGCTGATCGGCATGCTCGGCTGGGCCGGCGCGCTGGTCGCGCTGGGCATCGCCTGCGCGCTGCTGCTGCCGGCGACGCTGCCGCTGAACGACCGCCCGGCGGCCTCCGCCGCGCATCGGCAGAGCCTGTCGGCGGCGCTGCGCGAGGCCTTCGCGCACAAGGGTTTCTGGCTGCTCAATCTGGGCTTCCTCGCCTGCGGCTTCCAGCTCGCGTTCATCGCCACGCACCTGCCGGCCTACCTCGCCGACCGCGGGCTGTCGGCCAACCACGCGGCGGCCGGGCTGGCCATCATCGCGCTCGCCAACGTCGCCGGCACCTACGTCTGCGGCTGGCTCGGCGGACTGCACCGGCGCAAGCACCTGCTCGCCTACATCTACCTGCTGCGCGCGGCGGCGATGGCGGCCTTCGTGCTGCTGCCGCTGAGCCCGTGGAGCCTGTACGTCTTCTGCGCGGTGATGGGCTTCATCTGGCTGGGCACGGTGCCGCTGACCAGCGGCCTGCTGTCGCAGGTGTTCGGCGTGCAGTACATCACGACGCTGTTCGGCCTGGTGTTCTTCGGCCACCAGCTCGGCTCCTTCCTCGGCGTCTGGCTCGGCGGCTACCTGTTCGACGCGACCGCGTCCTACGACCTGGTGTGGCTGATCGGCATCGGCCTCGGCGTGATCGCCGCGCTGCTGCACTGGCCGATCGACGACCGCGAGATCGTGCGCGGCCCGGCGGCGGCGCCGGCATGAAGCCGCTGCGCGTGCTGGCGGCGGCGGCGCTGTGCGGCGCCGTGGCCCTCGCCTTCGCCGGCTGGCTGGCGCCGGACAACGCGTTCGCGCTGGCGTCGGCGCTGGCCTTCTGCCAGTAAAAAAGCCCGACCGGAGTCGGGCTTTCATCTGCCGTCGGGCGACGGGGGAGGCGTCCTGCGCGCCCCTGCGGCGCGGGTGCCGGCCTAAGCTGGCGGGCGGCGGTTCCACAGCTCCGCCGCGCGGCGCTCGTCGCCGGCGAGCGGGCCGATGGACTGGCAGTGGTTGCACACCACCGCCCACATCGCCAGGTCGACCTCGATGGCGCTCGCCGGCGCCGTGCCGCAGAACGGGCACGGCTGCAGGTAGTCGGCAGCGGCGGCAGTCATCGCGGCCGCTCAGTGGTGCTCGACCGCCGGGCGCGGCACGCTCGGCAGTTCCGGCGTCGGCGCGTCGTCGAGGACCAGCTCGGGGCGGTTCGCCTCGTCGGCGGTCTCGTTGTTGAGCACGGCGGCGAGCTTGTCGCTGTCGAGCGCGTTGCACCACTTGGCGACGACCAGCGTGGCGACGCTGTTGCCGACGAAGTTGGTCAGCGCGCGCGCTTCCGACATGAAGCGGTCGATGCCGAGGATCAGCGCGAGGCCGGCGACCGGCACGGAGCCGACCGCCGACAGCGTCGCGGCGAGCACGATGAAGCCGGAGCCGGTGACGCCGGCGGCGCCCTTCGAGGTGAGCAGCAGGATCAGCAGCAGCGTGATCTGCTGCGACAGGTCCATCGGCGTGTTGGTCGCCTGGGCGATGAAGACCGCGGCCATGGTCAGGTAGATCGAGGTGCCGTCGAGGTTGAACGAGTAGCCGGTGGGCACCACCAGGCCGACCACCGACTTCTCGGCGCCGGCGTTCTCCATCTTCGCCATCAGGCGCGGCAGCGCCGATTCCGACGACGAGGTGCCGAGCACCAGGAACAGCTCTTCCTTGATGTACTTGATCAGCTTCCACACCGAGAAGCCGTGCATCGCGGCGATCGAGCCGAGCACGCCGAAGACGAAGACGACGCAGGTGACGTAGAAGGCGCCCATCAGGCTGGCGAGCTGCGCCAGGCTGCCGACGCCGTGCTTGCCGATGGTGTAGGCCATCGCGCCGAAGGCGCCGATCGGGGCCACCTTCATGATCACGCCGACGATGCCGAAGAGCACGTGCGAGAGCTTCTCGATCAGGTCGAACACCGGGCGGCCGCGGTCGCCGAAGGCGTGCAGCGCGTAGCCGAAGAGGATCGAGAAGAACAGCACCTGCAGCATGTCGCCCTTGGCAAAGGCATCGACGACGCTGGTCGGGATGATGTTCATCAGGAAGTCGGTGGTCGACTGCATCTTGCCCGGCTCGGCGTACTTGGCGAGGCCCTTGGCGTCGATCGTCGACACGTCGACGTTCATGCCGGCGCCCGGCGCCCAGACGTTGACGACGACGAGGCCGATGATCAGCGCGACGGTGCTCACCACCTCGAAGTAGAGCACGGCGTAGCCGCCGGTCTTGCCGACCTTCTTCATGTCCTTCATGCCGGCGATGCCGACGACGATGGTGCAGAAGATGATCGGCGCGATGATCATCTTGATCAGCTTGATGAAGCCGTCGCCGAGCGGCTTCATCGCCGCGCCGGCATCCGGATAGAAATGGCCGAGCGCGACGCCGATGGCGATGGCGATCAGCACCTGCACGTAGAGACTCCTGAAAACCCCTTTTTTCACAGCGCAACCCCAAGTGTAGTTATCGAGTGGGGCGGAGTATGGCGACCGCGGTCGGCGGCATCCATTGTGGGTATCCGAATTGTGGATAGCCACAATAGGCTTCGCCGATGGTTCGCGAACGGGGCTCGGTTTCGTCGGCGCTCTTTGGTACCATCTGCCGCATGGGCATGGCGCACAAGGGAAAAGGCATGAGCCTCAGGCCGTCGCAGGCGTTGAGCGAGAATCGGGAACTGATCCGGCAGATCGTCAGCCGTCACCGCTCGAGCAATCCGCGCGTCTTCGGTTCGGTGTTGCAAGGCACCGATACCGAGGCGAGCGACCTGGACCTGCTGATCGACCCGCTGCCCGGCGCGACCCTGTTCGACCTCGGCGCCATCCAGATCGAGCTGGAAGCGTCGCTCGGTGTCCCGGTCGACGTGCTGACGCCGAAGGACCTGCCGCAACAATTCCGCGACCGCATCATCGGCGAGGCCGCGCCGGTATGACGCCGCCGGACCGGCAAGCCGACTATGTCCGGCTGATGCAAAACGCCGCCATCCAGATCATCGACTACACCGCCGGCATGGACCGAGAGGGGTTTCTCGCCGACGCCAAGACCCAGGACGCGGTGATCATGAAACTGCTGGTGATCGGCGAGCTCGCGGCAAAGCTGATCGACGGGCACTCGGCCCTGATCGCCGCGCATCCGGAAATCCCGTGGCACCAGATGAAAGGCATGCGCAATCGCATGGCGCACGGCTACTTCGAACTCGACCTCGACGTCGTCTGGGAAACCGTCCGGCAAGCGATTCCCGACCTGGCGAAGCATCTGCGGGCGCTGGCGCACTGAGCGCCGCACAGTCTTTCGCTCCCGCCCTCGGGGATGCCGCCGCCTCGCCGCGGCCGCCCGGCCGCCTCGTGGTTTAATCTCGCCATGGAACCCAGCCTGCCCCCCTCCCCGCCCCAGCAGCGCACGCAGCGCATCATCCCGATCCGCCG from Azospira restricta includes these protein-coding regions:
- a CDS encoding Lar family restriction alleviation protein; translation: MTAAAADYLQPCPFCGTAPASAIEVDLAMWAVVCNHCQSIGPLAGDERRAAELWNRRPPA
- a CDS encoding nucleotidyltransferase family protein — encoded protein: MSLRPSQALSENRELIRQIVSRHRSSNPRVFGSVLQGTDTEASDLDLLIDPLPGATLFDLGAIQIELEASLGVPVDVLTPKDLPQQFRDRIIGEAAPV
- a CDS encoding SRPBCC family protein, producing the protein MNTPDHNPALDLAFERYVELPAEKLWAAWTTPELLLPWFCPRPWTTIACEIDLRPGGIFSTVMRSPEGQEFPGIGCYLELLPNRRLVWTNALGPGFRPVPAKEVEDFFFFTGIVSFTPQGSGTRYGARVVHGTAEDCRKHAALGFEQGWGIALDQLVEFMKTR
- a CDS encoding dicarboxylate/amino acid:cation symporter, producing MQVLIAIAIGVALGHFYPDAGAAMKPLGDGFIKLIKMIIAPIIFCTIVVGIAGMKDMKKVGKTGGYAVLYFEVVSTVALIIGLVVVNVWAPGAGMNVDVSTIDAKGLAKYAEPGKMQSTTDFLMNIIPTSVVDAFAKGDMLQVLFFSILFGYALHAFGDRGRPVFDLIEKLSHVLFGIVGVIMKVAPIGAFGAMAYTIGKHGVGSLAQLASLMGAFYVTCVVFVFGVLGSIAAMHGFSVWKLIKYIKEELFLVLGTSSSESALPRLMAKMENAGAEKSVVGLVVPTGYSFNLDGTSIYLTMAAVFIAQATNTPMDLSQQITLLLILLLTSKGAAGVTGSGFIVLAATLSAVGSVPVAGLALILGIDRFMSEARALTNFVGNSVATLVVAKWCNALDSDKLAAVLNNETADEANRPELVLDDAPTPELPSVPRPAVEHH
- a CDS encoding MFS transporter, whose protein sequence is MEREEDNSRGGRGDFWLLVLAGGAIIGMAMGIRHAQGIFLLPITLDRDWSREAFGFAIAVQNLVWGLAQPLTGMIADRFGARRVLVGGLLLYAGGLLLMSQAQTPTAFTLTAGLCLGVALSGSAFAVVYGAISRLVPAAQRSRALGATGAIGGLGLFFMVPLSQGLIGMLGWAGALVALGIACALLLPATLPLNDRPAASAAHRQSLSAALREAFAHKGFWLLNLGFLACGFQLAFIATHLPAYLADRGLSANHAAAGLAIIALANVAGTYVCGWLGGLHRRKHLLAYIYLLRAAAMAAFVLLPLSPWSLYVFCAVMGFIWLGTVPLTSGLLSQVFGVQYITTLFGLVFFGHQLGSFLGVWLGGYLFDATASYDLVWLIGIGLGVIAALLHWPIDDREIVRGPAAAPA
- a CDS encoding DUF86 domain-containing protein, with translation MTPPDRQADYVRLMQNAAIQIIDYTAGMDREGFLADAKTQDAVIMKLLVIGELAAKLIDGHSALIAAHPEIPWHQMKGMRNRMAHGYFELDLDVVWETVRQAIPDLAKHLRALAH
- a CDS encoding OsmC family protein — protein: MSAATPTVKAVLEDTPYLVSFTDDLGHAWCADEPAELGGGNAGPTPERLVLSSLGACTAITLQMVAARRQLPLTGIEVVLQLTPGGKPEAGNDIVRRIALHGELNEEQRAQLLKAANACPMHKLLTGEIRIDTALTG